A single window of Pseudomonadota bacterium DNA harbors:
- a CDS encoding aminotransferase class I/II-fold pyridoxal phosphate-dependent enzyme, whose translation DAVFSMDGDLAPLVEIASLCARHKAVLVVDDAHGFGVLGVDGAGALNQLGLGLGEAPILMATCGKALGVFGAFVAGSEPLIETLIQRARSYIYTTAMPPAMAEAVRESLALLRLEGWRRTHLQMLIEHFRAGARRLGVKLGDSRTPIQPIILGHSRTTLGVAAWLRRNGYYVVAFRPPTVPQGTARLRITLTANHTPAHIDGLLAALTEIPCAVS comes from the coding sequence GATGCCGTTTTTAGCATGGACGGCGACCTCGCGCCTTTGGTCGAAATCGCCAGCTTGTGCGCGCGGCACAAAGCGGTGCTGGTGGTTGATGACGCGCATGGGTTCGGCGTGTTGGGTGTGGATGGGGCGGGCGCCTTGAATCAGCTCGGGCTTGGGCTTGGTGAGGCGCCGATACTCATGGCCACCTGCGGTAAGGCATTGGGCGTATTTGGGGCGTTTGTAGCGGGTTCGGAGCCGCTCATCGAAACGCTCATTCAGCGTGCCCGGAGTTATATTTATACTACGGCCATGCCGCCAGCGATGGCCGAAGCGGTGCGCGAAAGTCTCGCGTTGCTGCGTCTCGAGGGGTGGCGTCGGACGCATTTGCAGATGCTCATCGAACACTTCAGGGCTGGGGCGCGACGCCTTGGGGTCAAGCTTGGTGACTCGCGTACACCGATCCAGCCGATCATTTTAGGTCACAGCCGCACTACCTTGGGGGTGGCGGCATGGCTGCGGCGCAATGGGTACTACGTCGTCGCATTCCGGCCACCGACGGTGCCGCAGGGTACGGCCCGATTGCGGATCACCCTCACGGCAAACCACACGCCGGCGCATATCGACGGGTTACTGGCGGCGCTCACCGAGATCCCATGCGCTGTTTCATAG
- the bioC gene encoding malonyl-ACP O-methyltransferase BioC yields the protein MPTSFPDPYRLDKKRLAAAFNRAAPSYDRHAVLQQTVAMRMLERLALVKITPRRVLDAGAGTGYATALLRRTYRPEALVAFDIAHGMLRQARRHAPGFLSRQVYLCGDVERLPLAAESIDLAFSNLSLQWCNDLDRVLEEFRRVLTTQGLLMFSTFGPDTLSELRASWAKVDSRIHVHVFADMHDIGDALIRAGFSGPVLDVERFTMTYPDAYALMRDLKTIGAVNAAQGRHRGLTGKGELTALVNEYERFRCDGVLPATFEVVYGHAWVPEAGVRAQDGSTVAAFPIEQLRSAIKVRLPH from the coding sequence ATGCCAACAAGCTTTCCGGACCCCTATCGGCTCGATAAAAAGCGTTTGGCGGCCGCGTTTAACCGCGCGGCGCCGAGCTATGACCGGCATGCCGTGCTCCAGCAGACCGTGGCCATGCGCATGCTGGAGCGTCTAGCGCTAGTAAAGATCACTCCCAGGAGGGTGCTGGATGCGGGCGCTGGCACGGGTTACGCCACGGCCTTATTGCGCCGGACCTATCGGCCCGAGGCGCTTGTGGCCTTCGATATTGCCCATGGAATGCTGCGGCAGGCACGGAGGCATGCACCGGGTTTCTTATCGCGCCAGGTTTATCTTTGCGGCGATGTGGAACGCCTTCCCTTAGCCGCGGAAAGTATCGACCTCGCGTTTTCCAATCTCTCGCTGCAATGGTGCAACGATCTCGACCGGGTACTCGAAGAATTCCGCCGGGTTCTGACTACCCAAGGGCTCTTGATGTTTTCGACCTTCGGGCCGGATACGCTCAGCGAGTTACGGGCAAGTTGGGCAAAGGTAGATAGCCGAATTCATGTGCATGTATTCGCCGATATGCATGACATCGGTGATGCGCTCATTCGCGCCGGTTTCAGTGGCCCGGTGCTGGACGTCGAGCGCTTCACGATGACCTACCCCGATGCCTATGCGCTGATGCGGGATCTGAAAACAATCGGGGCGGTCAACGCGGCGCAAGGCCGCCATCGCGGTCTCACCGGGAAAGGTGAATTGACGGCGCTCGTGAACGAATACGAACGCTTCCGCTGCGACGGCGTGCTACCGGCGACCTTCGAAGTCGTTTATGGGCATGCGTGGGTACCGGAAGCCGGGGTACGGGCGCAGGACGGAAGCACGGTCGCGGCGTTTCCCATCGAGCAGCTTAGAAGCGCGATCAAGGTGCGTTTACCGCACTGA
- the bioD gene encoding dethiobiotin synthase, producing the protein MREGLFVTGTDTGVGKTMVALALIDGLKEAGLRVAGMKPIATGCVRTVDGLKNADGLALLERSSVPLPYASVNPYAFEPPVAPHLAATTVDMEISLGAVNDVYRQLLQQVDCVVVEGIGGWRVPLNHQAFVSTLVRYLGLPALLVVGVRLGCINHALLTVEAIERDEVKMLGWVANQVDVDYRYVEATVTSLERFIEAPLLARIPYLRPGEKNTVPPLLSEVVRTVLERQTVPL; encoded by the coding sequence ATGCGAGAGGGGCTTTTCGTCACCGGAACCGATACCGGGGTGGGCAAGACCATGGTCGCGCTTGCTCTTATCGACGGATTGAAGGAGGCTGGACTGCGCGTAGCGGGCATGAAACCGATCGCGACGGGCTGCGTACGCACGGTCGATGGACTCAAAAACGCGGATGGGCTCGCGCTATTAGAGCGATCGAGCGTGCCCTTGCCTTACGCCAGCGTTAACCCCTACGCCTTCGAACCTCCCGTGGCGCCGCACCTCGCCGCCACTACCGTGGATATGGAGATTTCGCTGGGGGCGGTGAACGACGTTTATCGCCAGCTTCTCCAGCAGGTGGATTGCGTGGTCGTGGAAGGCATTGGTGGCTGGCGCGTACCTCTCAATCACCAGGCTTTCGTGTCCACGCTGGTGCGGTACTTAGGCCTTCCCGCGTTACTCGTCGTCGGCGTGCGGCTTGGATGTATTAATCATGCACTGCTGACCGTCGAGGCGATCGAGAGAGACGAGGTAAAAATGCTCGGTTGGGTTGCCAACCAAGTGGACGTGGATTACAGGTATGTAGAGGCCACCGTGACTAGCTTAGAACGTTTCATCGAGGCACCGTTGCTCGCGAGGATCCCTTACCTTCGGCCGGGGGAGAAGAATACCGTCCCCCCGCTCCTAAGCGAGGTTGTAC